Proteins from a genomic interval of Lycium ferocissimum isolate CSIRO_LF1 chromosome 2, AGI_CSIRO_Lferr_CH_V1, whole genome shotgun sequence:
- the LOC132047659 gene encoding uncharacterized protein LOC132047659 yields MDVESPEFQDWELLHSNPTSHSEPVIPSGSATNGLDEVGSETGGMIQPNYFSIDSQNRYMTNFSGSEESSEESDNPSWIDPGSENQFITKNYDSVKFGDFDEGQNSHLQDGSEKKENGNVEGEKKKMSIVWWKVPIELFKYWGLRVGPVWTFSVAAAVAMGFVILGSRLLYKMKRKTKKLELKVSVNDKKKVSQFMSRSARLNEAFSIVKLVPVIRPQLPAPGITLWPAMSLT; encoded by the exons ATGGATGTTGAGTCACCCGAGTTCCAAGATTGGGAGTTGCTTCACTCCAACCCGACTTCCCACTCCGAACCCGTAATTCCATCCGGTTCAGCCACGAACGGTCTGGATGAAGTTGGATCAGAAACAGGCGGTATGATTCAACCCAATTACTTCTCTATAGACTCTCAGAACAGGTATATGACTAACTTCAGTGGAAGTGAAGAGAGCTCTGAAGAATCGGATAATCCTAGTTGGATTGATCCTGGTTCGGAAAACCAGTTTATCACGAAGAATTACG ATAGTGTGAAATTTGGGGACTTTGATGAGGGACAAAATAGTCATTTACAAGATGGTtcagaaaagaaggaaaatggaaATGTTGAAggtgaaaagaagaaaatgagcatAGTGTGGTGGAAGGTGCCAATAGAACTTTTTAAGTATTGGGGTTTAAGAGTTGGTCCTGTGTGGACATTCTCTGTAGCTGCTGCTGTTGCTATGGGTTTTGTTATTTTGGGTAGTAGGTTGTTGTATAAGATGAAGAGAAAGACGAAGAAATTGGAGCTGAAAGTAAGTGTGAATGACAAGAAGAAGGTATCTCAGTTCATGAGTCGTTCTGCACGTCTTAACGAAGCATTCTCTATTGTGAAGCTGGTTCCTGTTATTCGACCACAGTTGCCAGCGCCTGGAATCACTTTGTGGCCTGCCATGAGTTTGACATAA
- the LOC132040737 gene encoding pyrroline-5-carboxylate reductase, which yields MANVCPIPSDSYKVGFIGAGKMAESIARGVVKSGILPANRIRTAHSGSARRTAFESIGVTVFENNNQVVEDSDVIIFSLKPQVVKNVVSQASDLGSSQKDLLVSVAAGLKLKDLQEWAGQGRFIRVMPNTPSAVGEAATVFTLGEKATAEDGELISKLFGAIGKVWKADEKLFDAVTGLSGSGPAYVFLAIEALADGGVAAGLPRELALGLASQTVLGAASMVTGMAKHPGQLKDDVASPGGTTIAGIHELEKSGFRGILMNAVVGAAKRSRELSQN from the exons ATGGCGAATGTTTGTCCGATTCCAAGCGATTCATACAAGGTGGGGTTCATAGGAGCTGGAAAAATGGCTGAAAGCATAGCTAGAGGTGTTGTTAAATCTGGGATATTGCCTGCTAATCGTATTCGAACAGCTCATAGTGGATCGGCTCGTCGTACTGCTTTTGAGTCTATTGGGGTTACTGTATTTGAGAATAATAACCAG GTGGTTGAAGACAGTGATGTGATTATATTCTCTCTGAAGCCTCAAGTGG TTAAAAATGTGGTGTCACA GGCATCGGACCTGGGATCCTCTCAGAAAGACCTTCTGGTGTCGGTTGCTGCTGGTCTTAAGTTAAAGGATTTGCAG GAATGGGCAGGTCAAGGCCGATTTATTAGGGTGATGCCAAACACTCCCTCTGCTGTTGGTGAAGCCGCCACTG TCTTTACTTTGGGGGAAAAGGCAACAGCAGAAGATGGAGAATTAATTTCCAAGTTATTTGGAGCTATTGGTAAGGTGTGGAAAGCTGATGAGAAGCTGTTTGATGCAGTTACAGGCTTAAG TGGTAGTGGACCAGCGTATGTTTTTCTAGCAATAGAGGCATTGGCTGATGGAGGAGTGGCTGCTGGTTTACCTAGGGAGCTTGCACTTGGACTAGCATCTCAAACC GTGCTTGGAGCAGCATCAATGGTCACCGGTATGGCCAAGCATCCTGGTCAACTTAAAGATGATGTTGCATCACCAGGGGGAACAACCATTGCTGGAATTCACGAGCTGGAGAAGTCTGGGTTTCGCGGTATCTTGATGAATGCAGTTGTTGGTGCAGCTAAACGCAGTCGAGAGCTTTCTCAGAATTAA